A genomic window from Rhizobium sp. EC-SD404 includes:
- a CDS encoding RNA-binding S4 domain-containing protein: MTEDRQRIDKWLFFARVVKSRTLAAKLAQNGRIRVNGDKIDQASHQVRLGDTLTITLDRTVRILKISAPGIRRGPAEEARTLYEDLTPIVEKSADSLPTALAPIREPGTGRPTKRERRKMDVWRDGSGD, translated from the coding sequence ATGACCGAAGACCGCCAGCGCATCGACAAGTGGTTGTTCTTCGCGCGTGTGGTCAAGTCACGGACGCTGGCTGCCAAGCTGGCACAGAACGGACGCATCCGGGTCAATGGCGACAAGATCGACCAGGCGAGCCATCAGGTTCGCCTCGGCGACACTTTGACGATCACGCTCGACCGAACCGTGCGCATTCTGAAGATCAGCGCACCCGGCATACGTCGAGGCCCGGCCGAAGAGGCACGGACCTTGTACGAGGACCTTACGCCCATCGTGGAGAAGTCTGCCGACAGCTTGCCCACTGCATTGGCGCCCATCCGGGAGCCGGGAACGGGCCGACCGACAAAGCGCGAGCGCCGGAAGATGGATGTCTGGCGGGACGGCTCGGGCGACTGA
- a CDS encoding glycosyltransferase family 4 protein has protein sequence MTRSWAPVRFVRQRFTQSLWRQVVGFSGYFDRDWYLLAYPDVLRTGRDPLDHFLRHGCEGRSPGPRFDAAAYLARYEVSGNPLVHYLVHGRRKGFEVRPTAPSEADRVIACGFFDPDFYLETYPDVRRANYPPLLHYMLHGALEGRSPGPDFDAQWYLMRNPDIVGMHPLLHYIDYGRFEGRKPRRPENALRVAREAVAGVEDLDVALYGADYFAHADFLEVVDGAAHNRLERALTALVDQIDHVPERIVFMPWLVRGGAERVAAHAVRAMAERLGSKKVLVVLVDYDLESACDLIAPDIPVLSFSRIDPDLSHDERVRLVELLVRGFRPEAILNVNSRACWDAILRRGRVLARYTRLYGALFCADFTPDGRRAGYSDLYLRDCLAQLSGVYFDNAAHRDEMIQSLGIPDALASRLVVARQPAPPARVLPRSKTTERQRVIWASRLSRQKNIPLLLAIARALPEMDFEIFGKGDAEHEAMVAGAEGDISSLRYHGAFEDFSVLPLTDADVFLYTSYWDGLPNILLEAGACGLPVIAPNVGGINELIDDDTGYLVDDPEALEGFVSVLRSITQNPAEARRRAGRLRKRIADEHSWAGYIRVLEAEPSKGGLLHVGGA, from the coding sequence ATGACCCGATCCTGGGCTCCGGTGCGTTTCGTCCGGCAGAGGTTTACACAATCCCTCTGGCGGCAAGTCGTTGGCTTTTCCGGGTATTTCGATCGCGACTGGTATTTGCTCGCCTATCCCGATGTGTTGCGCACTGGTCGGGATCCACTCGATCATTTTTTGAGGCATGGCTGCGAGGGACGCTCACCCGGACCGCGTTTCGATGCAGCCGCCTACCTCGCGCGTTACGAAGTGTCTGGAAATCCGCTCGTTCATTATCTGGTGCACGGCCGCCGCAAGGGTTTTGAGGTTCGGCCCACTGCACCGAGCGAGGCCGATCGGGTCATCGCGTGCGGTTTCTTCGATCCGGACTTCTATCTGGAGACCTATCCGGACGTTCGGCGGGCAAATTATCCGCCCCTTCTTCACTACATGCTGCACGGTGCGTTGGAAGGTCGCTCGCCGGGGCCGGATTTCGATGCGCAGTGGTATCTCATGCGCAATCCCGACATCGTCGGAATGCATCCTCTGCTGCATTACATTGATTATGGCCGTTTCGAAGGGCGTAAACCGCGTCGCCCCGAGAATGCATTGCGCGTTGCACGAGAGGCCGTCGCGGGCGTCGAGGATCTCGACGTCGCACTCTACGGCGCGGACTACTTCGCGCATGCGGATTTTCTGGAGGTAGTGGATGGAGCGGCGCACAACCGGCTCGAACGGGCTCTGACGGCTCTCGTCGACCAGATCGACCATGTGCCCGAGCGGATCGTGTTTATGCCGTGGCTCGTGCGCGGGGGGGCCGAACGCGTCGCGGCCCATGCGGTGCGTGCGATGGCCGAGCGGCTTGGATCGAAGAAGGTTCTCGTCGTTCTGGTCGACTATGACTTGGAGAGTGCCTGCGATCTGATTGCGCCGGACATACCGGTTCTGTCGTTCTCGCGGATCGATCCGGATCTCTCGCATGACGAGCGGGTGCGGTTGGTCGAGCTGCTGGTGCGAGGGTTTCGTCCCGAGGCGATTCTCAATGTGAACAGCCGGGCCTGCTGGGACGCGATTTTGCGGCGAGGGCGGGTGCTTGCACGGTATACGCGGCTCTACGGGGCGCTTTTCTGTGCGGATTTCACGCCGGATGGCCGGCGTGCCGGCTACAGCGATCTCTATCTCCGCGACTGCTTGGCTCAGCTCTCGGGTGTCTATTTCGACAACGCCGCACATAGAGACGAGATGATCCAATCGCTTGGAATTCCAGACGCGCTTGCATCCCGGCTCGTCGTCGCGCGCCAGCCTGCGCCGCCGGCTCGGGTGTTGCCGCGAAGCAAAACGACCGAGCGGCAAAGGGTCATCTGGGCAAGTCGGTTGAGCCGTCAGAAGAACATCCCGCTTTTGCTTGCGATCGCTCGGGCCTTGCCCGAGATGGATTTCGAGATTTTCGGCAAGGGTGACGCGGAGCATGAGGCGATGGTGGCGGGCGCCGAAGGCGACATATCCAGTCTTCGCTATCACGGTGCGTTCGAGGATTTCTCAGTGCTGCCGCTAACGGATGCGGATGTGTTTCTCTACACGTCCTATTGGGACGGCTTGCCCAACATACTGCTGGAAGCGGGGGCCTGCGGGCTGCCTGTGATCGCGCCGAATGTCGGAGGGATCAATGAGCTGATCGACGACGACACCGGTTACCTCGTCGACGATCCTGAAGCTCTGGAAGGCTTCGTTTCGGTGTTGCGTTCGATAACGCAGAATCCGGCTGAAGCTCGGCGACGCGCCGGGCGGTTGCGCAAGCGCATCGCGGACGAGCACAGCTGGGCCGGATATATCCGCGTGCTGGAAGCGGAGCCGAGCAAAGGAGGGCTTCTGCATGTCGGTGGCGCCTGA
- a CDS encoding glycosyltransferase family A protein — protein MSVAPDITAVLNAHREGLLAHASLTSMKRAIAAADEAGIRVEILCVLDRGDELTRSVVQGGLGKDDRLLEVAYGDLGRSRNTAVAEARGTHIAFLDADDFWGTNWLVRAFAEAKKRSDPIVWHPEVCAFFDATKHILHHVDMESSAYRPVVLMDQNYWTALSFARRSIYLDTPYPPSDIPGGVGFEDWAWNKMTICKGVLHKIVPNTGHVIRRRNFSLSHMTVASQAVPHSMGYLRHLVESRQRSPKPKER, from the coding sequence ATGTCGGTGGCGCCTGACATCACCGCGGTGCTCAACGCCCATCGCGAGGGGTTGCTCGCCCATGCCTCGCTCACCAGCATGAAACGGGCAATCGCCGCCGCCGACGAGGCAGGAATCCGAGTCGAAATCCTCTGCGTGCTCGACCGCGGCGACGAGCTCACGCGCTCCGTCGTCCAAGGAGGGCTTGGAAAGGACGATCGCCTGCTCGAGGTGGCCTATGGGGATCTCGGGCGGTCTCGCAACACTGCCGTTGCGGAGGCGCGCGGCACGCACATCGCCTTTCTCGACGCCGACGATTTCTGGGGGACGAACTGGCTGGTGCGCGCTTTTGCGGAAGCGAAAAAGCGTTCCGATCCGATCGTCTGGCACCCGGAAGTCTGCGCCTTCTTCGATGCGACCAAGCACATTCTGCACCATGTGGACATGGAATCGTCGGCCTACAGGCCAGTGGTGCTGATGGATCAGAACTACTGGACGGCTCTGAGTTTCGCCCGGCGGAGCATCTACCTGGACACGCCTTACCCGCCGTCGGATATTCCCGGTGGCGTCGGGTTCGAAGACTGGGCCTGGAACAAGATGACCATCTGCAAAGGTGTGCTGCACAAGATCGTGCCGAACACCGGCCACGTCATACGACGGCGGAACTTTTCGCTTTCGCATATGACGGTCGCATCGCAGGCGGTGCCGCACTCGATGGGCTATCTGCGTCATCTCGTCGAAAGCAGGCAACGTTCGCCGAAGCCCAAGGAGCGCTGA